The sequence ATGTGCAAATTCCCACTGTTCCCAAATGATGGAAGAATAACATATTAGAACCGACTTTAGCACGCAAACGTAACGCTAAAATAACGAACAAGACAGCCGCAATCACCATAACGGTCTTGATCAAACGCTTGATAGTTTGGACTCGTTCAATAACAGTCTCAATCGGTCCTAAATCATTATTGACGATTTGATTCATTATACCTTCGTTACTTTTAATAACTGTATCAATCTCACTATCAATATTTAAACCGTACTTATTGGCTTGGTCCTTCAATTTAGTACTAATAGTGGACAAAATATTACTACCGATAGTTAACTGCGAGTCATCATCATACACTTCGTCTACTGAAACATTAATAATTCTTCTGACATCTTTGTTAGTTAGATTCACCGCTGACAAATCAGTTGAAACAGAATAACTATTGACCAGTCTACCTAAACGTTGATTCGTATAGTTTCTGATCAAAGTAACATTAGTATCACTACTAACGACTTTTTTGACATAGTTACTGTTTAAGACTGTGGACAGAGTTATCCCTAAGAAAACGATAACCATTAAACAAATTGACAATAATATCAAAGTAAAACCGTGTCTGTTGTATGACAATGACTTGCTCATAATTTCTAATTCTCCATAGCTAGTTTAGCAATTTCTTGTGGTTTATTTACGATCCATTCTGAATTGGCAGATTTCAATTCAGCATAATCCCCAAAGCCATAAGTTACCCCAATAGCTTTTAAATTATTTTTATGTGCCCCCACAATATCACTGCTACGATCCCCAACCATAACAAGATTCTTTGTGTCTAACTCAACTGAAGTTTTTTCGATTCCATAAGAGATAACGTCTTCTTTTAAAGAACGAATCGATTCATCTTCAGCTGCCCCGAAAACATGTCGTACGTATTGTTTCATATCTAGTTGATCAATAATCTTTTTCGCAAAAACTTCCGGTTTAGAAGTCGCAATGAAGAGTTCTTTATCAGCTTTCTTCAAGGACTCCATCATATCATAAATGCCATCAAAAACAGTATACTGCTCCCAGCCTTCTTCTTGATAGTACTCACGGAAAGCATTTATACTTTGATTAATAAATGGGTCATCTGGCGCTACATGGTCGTACTTTTGCAAAGATGCACCAATTGTTGGTCCGATGAAAGTATGCAAAGTGGCATCATCATGTGGAACGTAACCTAAAGTATGCTCATACATGTACTTCAAGCTCTTCATAATTCCAATTTCAGAATTAATAATCGTTCCATCCAGATCAAAAAATAAATTGTTCAAATTAAATTCATCCTTTTATGTTAAATTTAAGTTATGTAAAGAGTATATAGCATTCAATAGAAAATAACTAACAGTCGTAGGTAGAGTATGGTAAAAATCAAACAACCTCAAAAATATACCAGTCTCGACGAAGGATTAACTAGTCAAGAGGTTGACTCCCGAGTACAACGGGGACTGACAAATGTTCAAATCAAAAAATTATCGCGTCCGATTCCAAAAATTTTGGCCGATAACTTATTCACTCTGTTCAATTTTTTAAATCTAGTCATCGCTATTTTAATTTTTTGGACTGGATCCTATCGAAATCTCTTTTTCCTAGGTCCCGTTATTGCCAATATTATTATTGGAAGTTATCAGGAAATCCGTGCCAAAATCACCGTTGATAAAATCAGCTTGGTCAACTCAGCTAACTTTAATGTTACTAGAAATTCACAATTAGAAAAAGTCGATATTGCTGATTTAGTCGAGGACGATATCGTAACGGTCAAACGTGGCGATACTATCCCCGCTGATGGTATTATTCGCACTTCTAATGGCTTGCAAACTAATGAATCAAGTATTACAGGTGAAGCTGATACTATCAGTAAAACGGTCAATGATGAGGTCTTCTCAGGAAGTTTTGTCGTCGCCGGTCAAGCTCAAATCCAATTGACACAAGTCGGTAAAGAAAGTTTTGTTTCCAAAATTTCTTCTGCTGTCGGTAAGGAAAAACGTTCTGTTAGTGTTTTGATGAAAATTATAAATAATATTATTAAAATTCTAACATATACTATCATTCCAATTGGTTTATTACTATTTTTCAGAACCTATTCTCAAAATAACAACGTTGCTAAATCAATCCTTGGAACTTCAGCCTCAGTTATTGGGATGATTCCTGAAGGCTTAGTCTTATTAACGTCCGTGGCTTTAGCTACTGGAGCTTACAATTTATCCAAACGTCGTATTTTGGTTCGTTCCTTGAGTGCCATTGAAATCCTAGCTCGAGTCGACGTCTTGTGCCTTGATAAAACAGGTACGATTACAACTGGTAAATTGACTGTCAAAAAAACTATCAGTTATCAAACCAGCGAACAAAACGTACAAGCAATTGCTCAAAAAATCGTCGACGTCACTCAAGAATCAAATGCAACTGCTTTAGCTGTCCAGGCTTTAAAAATCAAAGCATTCGAAAGCGATGTAAAGAAGGTCATCCCATTTTCATCAGAAACTAAATATTCTGGTTTTGTCACTAATGACGATACTCGTTACATCATGGGTGCCCCAGAATTCATCATCAAAAATCCTAGTTCACAAATAACGAATACAATTCAACAAGCTGCTCAAAAAGGATTCAGAGTTATTGCGATACTCAAAGAAACCTCTCAACAAGAAGTTCTAGGTTTATTATTAATTTCTGACGAAGTTAGAGAGCAAGCTCCCGATACTTTCAATTACTTGCATAATCAAGGTATCAATCTCAAAATCATCTCTGGTGATAATCCCGTTACTGTAGCTAATGTTGCTGCTCAAGCAGGTATTGCTTCTGGAAATGACTACATCGATATGAGCCAAGTTGATGAATCTAAAGACTATCATGAATTGGTCAAGTATTATAAAATTTTTGGTCGGGTTCGTCCTAGTCAAAAATCAGAATTGATCAAAGCCATGCAAGATAATGGATTAACTGTTGGTATGACTGGCGATGGTGTCAATGATGTTTTAGCCATGCGCCAATCTGATTGTAGTGTCGCTATTGCTGGTGAAAGTGATGCGGCCGAAGCTGCAGCGGATTTCGTTTTATTAAATCGTAACTTCGATTCCATGATCTTCATGCTCAATGAAGGTCGTCGAGTAATCAATAACGTTGAACGTGTCGCTTCACTATTCTTGATCAAAACCATCTATTCAGTAGTACTATCGATTCTCTTCATTATTTTGGGAACTGGTTATCCATTTGAACCTTCTCAATTAACGCCAATCAACGCTTTGACTGTCGGTATTCCAACTTTCCTATTAGCCTTGGAACCAAACTATACCCCACCAGCAGGACGTTTCATGCATAACGTCATGGAGATTGCTTTACCAGCCGCTATTTGCAATATTGCCTTTATCGTGGCAATTTCGATTTTGGGGAATCACTTTAACTTCTCCTACGAAATCACTTCGACATTATCGGTCTTTACAATCGGTGTAATTGGTTTCTGCGCTTTGATTTCGATTGCTAATCCTCTGTATGTCAGAAAGCAAATTATGATTGGTATCGCCTTTGCTCTTTTCATTATCACTTTCATCTTCAGTGAAAAGGCCTTTGGCTTACAAAGTATTTTAAATTGGCACTACACTTACCTGTACATCGCTATTTTCCTGACCGCTTGGCCTTTATTTATGTTCATGCGTGAAGTCTTAGGTCGTCGGGTATTTTCAAAAATTAATTGGAAATAAATATAATAGTTTTATTCCGTCCTCCATAGCAAAGAAAATTTGGCTGGAACGTAGTGGGAACGATTTTGAGCTTTTGCATAAACCAAGTGCGCAAAATCTCAAAACTCGGCCTTATTCTAAGCAACAAGTTGCTAAGAATAATTTCACTACTGAGCTAATTTTCTTTGCTATTCCGGACTAGATAGTAATTCTAATTTCAATTCAAAAAACATCTTTTAATAGTAAAAACATCTATTCAGATAAATGTAAAAAATCTGAATAGATGTTTTTTTATTTAATTCTTCTCATAATTACTGCACTTAACAATATAGCGATAACCAATACCGCTCCAATGACTGTTTGACTAACCTTCAACATGCTTAATCCAAAAACAACAATGAAGGCGATGAACCCCATAATCATGCCCTGCATACTTCTATCCATAATTTGCTCCCTATTTATCAACTTTTTTGGCAATTGCATAAATGACTAAACCAATAACTATGGCATAAATCAAACTTTGTACTAACATATTTAATTTTAACGTTGAAACAATTCCGACTACTAAAGCTGCCACCATAACTATCAGCAACATTTTAATCATCCTACGCATCTTATGCCTCCTTTTGATTATAGTGTAACCCATAATGTAAGCGGGAACAAAATAAAAAATACACCAACAAAGTCAGTGTATTTTAGAATTTATCTTAATGTTGAGTCGCTTGCTTTGATCCATTCATCTGTAGCAACACGATACATCTTCTTGCCTCTAATTGTGGCACTTCTATCGGTGTACCAAGGTGTATTAACGTCTAGGGCACGATCGATAATTAATTGTCCTTTAGAGTTATAAACTGGTGTGACATTTGTTCCATTAGTTACAGCCACCGTTTGTAGAGGTGTGTACTTGTAAACATCACTAGCTTTGACATATTCATTCGTTGCAACACGATAGTATTCAGCGCCATTGATGGTTACAGTCTTATCGATGATCCAACTTGAACCTTCAGAAAGGACTACATCATCGTTTAATTTGCCGTTACCATCATAAATCTTGATATTACCGTTGTGTGGATAACCGGAGACGATATTATCAACCGTTTGATCTGATTTTTGAACGTAAACTGTTGAAGTTGGTGTATCTTTATCGATTGTGTAATTAATGTCATCTGCATTAACGAAAGCATAACCAGTTGGAGCCTTCAAAACAATCTTCGATTCATTGGCGCCCTTACCTGATTGTGTACCGACTTCTTCACCAGTATCTTGATCAACGTAGGAGATATTATAAGGTGT comes from Companilactobacillus pabuli and encodes:
- a CDS encoding HAD-IC family P-type ATPase produces the protein MVKIKQPQKYTSLDEGLTSQEVDSRVQRGLTNVQIKKLSRPIPKILADNLFTLFNFLNLVIAILIFWTGSYRNLFFLGPVIANIIIGSYQEIRAKITVDKISLVNSANFNVTRNSQLEKVDIADLVEDDIVTVKRGDTIPADGIIRTSNGLQTNESSITGEADTISKTVNDEVFSGSFVVAGQAQIQLTQVGKESFVSKISSAVGKEKRSVSVLMKIINNIIKILTYTIIPIGLLLFFRTYSQNNNVAKSILGTSASVIGMIPEGLVLLTSVALATGAYNLSKRRILVRSLSAIEILARVDVLCLDKTGTITTGKLTVKKTISYQTSEQNVQAIAQKIVDVTQESNATALAVQALKIKAFESDVKKVIPFSSETKYSGFVTNDDTRYIMGAPEFIIKNPSSQITNTIQQAAQKGFRVIAILKETSQQEVLGLLLISDEVREQAPDTFNYLHNQGINLKIISGDNPVTVANVAAQAGIASGNDYIDMSQVDESKDYHELVKYYKIFGRVRPSQKSELIKAMQDNGLTVGMTGDGVNDVLAMRQSDCSVAIAGESDAAEAAADFVLLNRNFDSMIFMLNEGRRVINNVERVASLFLIKTIYSVVLSILFIILGTGYPFEPSQLTPINALTVGIPTFLLALEPNYTPPAGRFMHNVMEIALPAAICNIAFIVAISILGNHFNFSYEITSTLSVFTIGVIGFCALISIANPLYVRKQIMIGIAFALFIITFIFSEKAFGLQSILNWHYTYLYIAIFLTAWPLFMFMREVLGRRVFSKINWK
- a CDS encoding HAD hydrolase-like protein; this translates as MNNLFFDLDGTIINSEIGIMKSLKYMYEHTLGYVPHDDATLHTFIGPTIGASLQKYDHVAPDDPFINQSINAFREYYQEEGWEQYTVFDGIYDMMESLKKADKELFIATSKPEVFAKKIIDQLDMKQYVRHVFGAAEDESIRSLKEDVISYGIEKTSVELDTKNLVMVGDRSSDIVGAHKNNLKAIGVTYGFGDYAELKSANSEWIVNKPQEIAKLAMEN